The DNA region ACCTCTCCTTCATTGACCTGGGTTTTTCTTCTGTCATCTCCCCAAAGATGATTTATGACCTTTTCAGGAAGCACAAAGTCATCTCCTTTAGAGGCTGCATCACCCAGATCTTCTTCATCCATCTCATTGGTGGTGTGGAGATGGTGCTCCTCATAGCCATGGCCTATGACAGATATGTGGCCATATGTAAGCCTCTTCACTACCTGACCATCATGAGCCCAAGGATGTGCATCTTCTTTTTAGTGGCTGCCTGGGTGGTTGGCCTTATTCACTCAGTGGTTCAATTAGTTTTTGTAGTAAAATTGCCCTTCTGTGGCCCTAATGTGTTGGATAGTTTCTATTGTGACCTTCCTTGGTTCATTAGACTTGCCTGCACAGACACCTACCGACTGGAATTCATGGTCACAGTTAATGGTGGTTTCATCTCTGTGGGCTCCTTCTTCATACTGATCATTTCCTATGTTGTCATCATTCTTACTGTTCAGAAACACTCTTCTGCTGGTTCTTCCAAGGCTCTGTCTACACTTTCAGCTCACATCACTGTGGTGGTCTTGTTCTTTGTTCCTttgatatttgtatatgcacGGCCATCTCCCTCCACACACTTGGACAAATTCCTGGCCTTCTTTGATGCAGTTCTGACTCCTTTTCTGAATCCTGTCATCTACACACTAAGGAATCAAGAAATGAAGGTGGCAATGAGGAGAATATGCAGACAGTTAGTGAGTTCCAGGAAGATCTCTTAAGTGATTGGTGGTGTTATAAAGAATACTCATAGACTATTGAAGATCACTGTGATGGTCAAACTCAGATAAAAGCTTCTCTTTGTCCTATCTTGATTTGATGATCCATACTGTATTAAGTCCATTTTATCTTTCACTTAAGAAAGAGGGCCATTAATTTCTGAAAGAGGAGGAATTACatgcaaaatatttagaaaccaaAGATTATA from Ictidomys tridecemlineatus isolate mIctTri1 chromosome 5, mIctTri1.hap1, whole genome shotgun sequence includes:
- the LOC101977774 gene encoding olfactory receptor 4F3/4F16/4F29, translating into MGGANHSVVSEFVFLGLTNSWSIQLLLFGFSFTFYVASMTGNSLIVFTVASEPQLHSPMYFLLANLSFIDLGFSSVISPKMIYDLFRKHKVISFRGCITQIFFIHLIGGVEMVLLIAMAYDRYVAICKPLHYLTIMSPRMCIFFLVAAWVVGLIHSVVQLVFVVKLPFCGPNVLDSFYCDLPWFIRLACTDTYRLEFMVTVNGGFISVGSFFILIISYVVIILTVQKHSSAGSSKALSTLSAHITVVVLFFVPLIFVYARPSPSTHLDKFLAFFDAVLTPFLNPVIYTLRNQEMKVAMRRICRQLVSSRKIS